A genomic region of Gallus gallus isolate bGalGal1 chromosome 19, bGalGal1.mat.broiler.GRCg7b, whole genome shotgun sequence contains the following coding sequences:
- the LOC121107252 gene encoding outer dense fiber protein 3-like: MPASMDGAWVGTWRPHRPRGLISAQFPSPGPQYSIPGTTGYVGHSPTKARAPAYTFRGTKPPAAGSCGPGPCYFVEPAITRNGKYVAPGAQLRGRPATKTTVTPGPSDYRTEAANRHVFKCPPVQSMAFRREPLRTDHPPGPGTYTLPRLMGPNTVYTSASPCYSVRGRSQRGRFDEDLAKTPGPAALPKVPVDAYKTRAPAYTMAARPKAGEGKAAKPGPADYSVGRVTLIKPQAPASTFGIRHSLYTTPLIVE, translated from the exons ATGCCTGCCAGCATGGACGGAGCCTGGGTGGGGACCTGGAGACCTCATCGCCCACGCGGCCTCATCTCGGCCCAGTTCCCCAGCCCCGGGCCCCAGTACTCCATCCCGGGGACAACAG gTTATGTGGGCCACAGCCCCACCAAAGCCCGTGCCCCCGCCTACACGTTTAGAGGGACCAAACCGCCTGCGGCAGGGAGCTGCGGGCCAGGTCCCTGCTACTTTGTGGAGCCCGCCATCACCAGGAACGGGAAGTACGTGGCTCCGGGCGCCCAGCTCCGGGGACGACCCGCGACGAAGACCACCGTCACTCCCGGACCAA GTGACTACCGCACCGAGGCAGCCAACAGGCACGTCTTCAAGTGCCCACCGGTGCAGTCCATGGCCTTCCGGCGGGAGCCCCTCCGGACAGACCACCCTCCAG gtcctggcaCCTACACGCTGCCCAGGCTGATGGGGCCCAACACAGTCTACACATCGGCCAGCCCCTGCTACTCTGTGAGGGGAAGGAGCCAGCGAGGTCGGTTTGACGAAGACCTTGCCAAG ACTCCGGGTCCTGCGGCGCTCCCCAAAGTGCCTGTGGATGCCTACAAGACCAGGGCGCCCGCGTACACGATGGCAGCCCGACCAAAAGCTGGAGAGGGCAAAGCAGCGAAGCCCGGGCCGGCAGACTACAGCGTAGGCCGG GTGACGCTGATCAAGCCCCAGGCGCCTGCATCCACGTTTGGAATCCGGCATTCCCTCTACACAACCCCTCTCATCGTGGAGTGA